In Salvia miltiorrhiza cultivar Shanhuang (shh) chromosome 4, IMPLAD_Smil_shh, whole genome shotgun sequence, the DNA window GTAattagattttcttttttttctaataGGAAACGTGTGGAATTTTTTTTAGTAGAGTGGCATACTTAGGTGTAACGCAAAATCATGAAATTTGactatcaaaatatattagcCTAATATTCTTTAGATTGGACCTCCTAAGAAAATTACTTTCTAATGCTCAttttacttatatttattttttcttttgcaaAGTTGATGTTTCCATTATTTGATCGAATTATCTAATATTCCTATTTTTGTTTGTATATTGGAGATGACGAAAAAGTATGGATGAATTTATTGGATTCCCTTATTTGAGAGATAAGTCAAATATTCTTATTGAATTCACACATTTTCTTCATGGACAATGTCCAATTTcagattgttttttttttagattaaatttttttatcgtttttttaAGATCTTTATTCAATACAAATTGTTTATTGGGTTTGGGCTGCATGTGAAACTATTCTAGAAATTTATTGGGCCTTTTGTTTTTAGCAACTGAATCTACGGCCCAATAAGCAACTGAAATTATCAAGATGGGTTGGTATGGATTTAGGAAATTCGAAGCAtcatttattgatttattatttGACTGTTTATTTATGAGATGAGATAAAGTTTGTTAGGTtcacatattattattattattattattattattattattattattattattattattattattattattattattattatttatgtcACGTGGAAATTAGGGTAGTAAATGAATAAGTTGGAAATTTGAAAAATCTATTCGTATTCAATTATTTGAAAATTGTTAtttctcttatttatttttagtacaaatatcaaattttcagaactttaaatgttttttttaataacgTCTCAATGTTTAACAAATTACAAAATATtgatacataatatatatatacatatatgtcaTTACACAACATAGATCACGatatcataattaaattattgcaaGTCAAGACAAACACTAGTGATGggaacaaaataaattaatatatattttttatcaaaaataaattaatatatacaaCGACCAAGACTTAGCGTATAATTATTTACATGTATAATACTTTTATGATATACAGGTTTCCAAGTCATTTAAgacattaaataatttaatgtaCTTgtacattaaatttaaatcaactTTAATAATCAGGTAGCTAGCTACTTACAGTATATTTTGTGATATTAAAATACACCAACAAATAGTAAAAGTTACTGGCTTTATTCAAACTCCAACAACTCAATGGGAAGATAATTAAGTGATAGATTATTTGaccaataaaatataataatgtcacaaataaatttgattttgtcAACATCGACCAAGTTCGACTTGGCTCGATCAAACATGCATGgtcacttattttttttatttattacatcAGTATTATAGTGAGAGACGTCCAATAAAAATTCATCTTAAACAGAGAATACGAGAATTATTTTCAACCCTTCAATTCGATCGCGAAATAATCTTATAATGtgaattttttcaaattttaccCAAAAAAAATCATTACTAATATATAATAAGTTTTAATACCAAAgttacaaatatttattttggatGGCAAATATCATTATATTTTTTcctatatttatttatgttgaGTTTGAGCGTGCAAATATTTCAGCAAAAAAGCAGACACGCTTTTGAGCTTAAAGCAGATGTGAATTAGGCCCATATTCAATTTTTTAAGagcaaaaaataataattaatgttaatttgtGCTTATACTAATTACATGCACTGCCTTCATTACTGGCATCACTACTTTTCATAATTGTAATTAATTCCTGCATATTGCATATCTTTTCTAACTAaagcaataatttaaaaatgattACAAAAGCAAGCATGCAGGATCTACATAATCACATGCATAAACACATCATTATATCTCAAATAGGTGAAATAATCTGATTAATCGAGTCTCTTAATTATCGAATATCAAATGTATATTAGCTTGGATAGTCATTTTATGAGTACTTCAAAAAcctaaacaatttttttttatgaaagaaACTGATTAAATGCAAAAATCCTAATACAAAATGTAACACGTGTCGTACCAGTTAAAAatgtttatgtaatttatatattaatgacAAGAATATTTGCAGAAATATGGTTAATTGCCGAGAATAACACTATATACTCTAAACTTTTAAATTAACACGATCTTTTAATTAAACATTTGTCAATATATCACATTGTTAccattatcaaattaaaaatattattattacaatatttttcaaaaaatcatATATACAATTAAAACCTCAAAATTCAGTAAAAATTGTGTTGTTGTTCAATtaacccaaataaaaatataagatcAATTTCATATATAACCGGTAAAGCACGTGACACCTACCGCAACGGCTGAACAGAGGCACGTGACTGCAAAGATCTATTTTTGTATTGAAGGAAAATAGTAAAGGCATGCATGTGAATTCTTATGGGACCATTCACATTTCaaactcattttttattttctttattaaaattaaaaggttTTTCTAAAACGAGAAAAAATGAACTATAGTCAATAAAATGTACATTTGGGTAGATATTGTTTTGATGGGATAGTTGATTGGAAAACTATAGAGATGCTAGATTTTTGTGTTGTTGTTCTTTAACTTTTTGAGGGTAAATATTTTAGATATATCTTGTACAATTGACACATGCATATAATGTACATTTGACAATATATTGttatacatatattaatattttaataaattaaaagaaaaatataagactatttacaaacaaaaataatactatgaCATTAAAATTTCTCCTATATTTTGCATTGTATTTATGTTTCACTATATATTACTAATAATATGTGTAGTGGATATTATATTATTCTTTATGAGGACATTATAAGTATACACAtagtgtgtgtttgcttttgAAATATAAGCAATGAATAAGTTTCATTTATCACCTTATATTTCATTTGTTTTGACGTAATAAAAAATTCGGATAGATGGTATAAATTTTCGGACAACACCTTTTATCTAGGAGTggtataattataattttatatcaccTTATAAGGAGTGAATAATTATCACTCAAAcactttaaataatatatttatacattATTATATTATGCCTTTGTTTAAAGGGAtgaaaaacaaattttaaacaatatatttataCGTTATTACATTATGCCTTTATTTAGAAGGATAAAAAACAAATGTACCCATAATATagattttttatcatttaatttgtaCTTAGTGTGTAGCGTGTGTGTTTGAATCTAAAAATAAGTATACACACAtgcataatattaaattttcggGAGTAATAACACAAAATGTAACATAAAATTATGACATAGGAATCACATTGATCATAACACACGTGTCTAGTTCTATTACAACATTTTCCCCTATATTTTCGGATCTATCAAACTATTTGACTTTTCTTCATAactcatttcaaattttataaagCAAAATAAGATATATATCTTCATGAAAGACAGAAATTGTACCAATAGCTTATTCTCCCATTGGCATTTTGTGTGATTTAacaagtgtatatatatagaagatAATAGCTTCGGATTTCCATAaatcatatttaaaaaaaatacacttgataaataaattatacttgaAAAACACACAAAATAAGTAAATCATAAGGTGTGACCGTCTTAAACGAAAGTCGATTCGAAGGGATTGAGTGGCAGATTGATGGCGTTCTCATGGAGATCAAAAGGCGATCATGGAGCTGGGCTAACGAGTTTAAGAGTCTCGGTAAAGATCTTAGTTTTTGTGATTGGTGCTCTGATGACTTGTTGTCTAGACTGATGTAAGTTTCTTGctcttggtacctctggtaccttgtttcttttaatgaatttttcttgataaaaaaaaatagtaaaaatctAATTTCCAATTAATTATTGCGCCCACATATAACCGTAGCAACCACCctcattaaattaaaaatcttcaGCTAATAATGAGACATTATTACTAGACCAAACCTACAAAGATTAGTGACAtcaataatcaattaattaagtaCACACAAATTTGCTAACATAAGTTAActcatttatataaaaataatatatatatataaactagcTTTATTTCTCCCTACGCCCATAAATTCATGCAACCCACACCCCCTCCCACACTACCCCAAAACTCCCCGATGATGTAGCCGCGCCACCACTCCGCCGCCGCCATGGgccaccgccgcctccgcccCACCACCAAGTCCTACACCCTCCCCTCCTCCCCCACCCActccttctcctcctcctccgcctcctCCGACTTCGAATTCACCGTCTCCCTCTCCCCCCGCAAATCCTCCGCCGCCGACCTCTGCCCCGCCGACGACCTCTTCTACAAGGGGCAGCTCCTCCCCCTCCACCCCTCCCCCCCGCCTCTCCATGGTCCGCACCCTCctcctctcctcctcctccacctcctcctcctccgacaccaccaccaccgcctcccGCGACTCCACCGCCTCCTCCGACTCCTCCTCCGCCGACCTCCTCCACCCCGACTCCGCCCGCCCCAGCTCCGCCACCGACGACGAGCTCAAACACCtcaccccccaccccaccacCCCCCCTAAAAAACCCTCCAAATACTTCTCCCTCCCCAAACTCTTCCGCAAAGACAACgccaccgccgcctccgccgccggcggcggcggcaccgTCAAGCGCGTCAGCTCCGGAGCCCGAGAAGTCATCCTCAAGTACTTGAAAAAGGTCAAGCCGTTGTACGAGAAGCTTTCCCAGAAGCAACCGCAGCAGAAAGCGTCCAGAATTTCAAGCTCAACAAATACCGTCGTCGCTGTTACCCTAGTCAAAGACTACAAGAGCCAAGAGCTACTAAGCCACCAAAAGGAGGAGATCGACGCCGCCGTGACGCATTCATTTTCCGGCAATCTAAGGCTGTATAATAGGCGGAGAAGCTGCTTCTCGAGCTGCCCGCCGTCGATGGGGTCGTCGCCGAGCCACGGCCGAAACGGGCACGGGTCCGGGTCCGGGCAAATGGGTCGACCCGGATCCGGAACCCACAACTCGGACACGTCATCGATGGAGGAGTTGCAGAATGCGATTCAAGGTGCCATTATGCATTGCAAAAACTCCATGCTTCAAAGCAAGAATTTGGTTAGTAATGAAATTTgagggaaaaaagaaaagaaaaaaaaaagagtccatttgtttttataattaaatgagagaaaaaaaaaaatattcagtaAGTTTGATCGATGTTTTGGTTGATGTAGAATGATGAACTGATATATTCTAATTAACATCTTGTTGCTGATtaaattttctaattaaattAAGGGCCCTGTTAATTAATGTTGGGAATTTTGGAATTTTCTCCTTGTTTGACTATtggaaaaagaaattaaatatttaccgTGACagtacttatttatttttaattaaaatgatgTGGCTTCGAGATTCTGACCCTTTTGCAGTGTAACGTTATGTTTGAATTTTCGTCGATTAATTATAGGGTTTTGGAATATTTTTGTATCTTAGTGTAtgtatgatgttaaaatataatTCAATTGTTTGTATTATGTCgaaataattgtttaattaaTATCAGTGGAGTATAggttttgttcgtgaaatttgATTAAGATCCTTATTAAACTTCTCAAATTTTTGCACACATGTTAATAAGAAAAATTATGTTTCCCAAATCAAATTTGTAAGAAACTAATTTTGTTGTTGGtattaaataaaacaattaaTCAGGTGAAGTATTTTCACTGTTAAAACTCATCTATATATAGAActcgaaaaacaagaaaaattaaataaatagtatTTAGATAATTGTGTAGTTGGATTAATTAGTTTGGAGTTTAGAGAGGAATCTTGCATGTGCTTGAGTTGATAAGTATTAATTGTACTTTCAGCTTTTTCGGTTGGATAAGGGAGCCATATTTATTGTatcatattataattatattttttttttgttacattttaataaaaaattatagattaTTCAATGTTTCTTTGAAGCATTAAATAGCATGCTCCGGTCCCTAGTGATGGTGCTTTGTGCATGAAttcgaaaatttcaaaattatatatacGACAAATTTAAGACattatcaagaaaataatacttatacttaatttaaaattagtgtTAAACATATGGTAGTGGATATGAGTTTATAGTTATCGAATAGGATATATAATTCGCAAATCCCTTccatgattaattaattaatgtttttataAAGAAACACATTGAAGAGTTGATTATTAAGGTGTTGGCACTATGTAAgcttcaagtaaaaaaaaaaaggttagcACTAAGTTTTGTCACGTCCGATTTGATACATTTATAAGCACAAATGAGATAAATAGTATATATACTCCATGCGTTTCATAATAAGTGTTCTAATTTGTTTCGACACAAAAATTTAGGTGGATATggttaaagaataaaaaaataaagtagaGTTGATTAAAaggtaaaaaagtaaaaatgagTGCAGtccattttcttattttaaaaagatgacacttattatgaaataattaaaaaataaaaatatgacacTTATTATAGACGGTGGGTGTTATATTTCAACATTACTAAGTTTCTCTTGAAATAAACAATTAAGGTGACACAATTAATACATATTTCATGTTATTTAATCATGCACGATATTCAATCCAATTTGTGATATGACCTTATTTTTATAGTGTACGTTTTGCATGTTAAAACCTATTTATAGCTTAAAATGATCCAAAAATTTAGATTCAAGTCATTCAAAATCTTGATTCTATAAACCAAAAGTTGGCATTATACCTCGAAAAAGAAATACCcaacttttaatttttgcaaatCAAATGCTCATgcgacaaaaaataaaaagagttgGGTCATGAATTGATGagtttttattacaataattgaAACACTGAAAATTTATTTTCTATGAAAACAAGTCGATATTATAAATTTTCTATAATTTTAACTTTGAGTttttggaaattaaataaaagttcCAAAACAAAGATATAATGCCTTCTTTTTAACCGTCAACCCTTCCccaatcaattttttaaattatacacTATCTCGTATAataaaactatatttttttttaacaaaataatgatttttatttttatttttgaatgaaAAATCAACGTTGTTGCTTCATTCAAGATGATATTTCACGTTCGATTTTGTACATTAATTGGCAATCATATAAGCTGGTTGTCTCATGTCTggaccaattaaataaattcagaaTTTAGAAGGACCACTTTGCAAATAAT includes these proteins:
- the LOC131020915 gene encoding LOW QUALITY PROTEIN: probable membrane-associated kinase regulator 1 (The sequence of the model RefSeq protein was modified relative to this genomic sequence to represent the inferred CDS: deleted 1 base in 1 codon) gives rise to the protein MGHRRLRPTTKSYTLPSSPTHSFSSSSASSDFEFTVSLSPRKSSAADLCPADDLFYKGQLLPLHPSPRLSMVRTLLLSSSSTSSSSDTTTTASRDSTASSDSSSADLLHPDSARPSSATDDELKHLTPHPTTPPKKPSKYFSLPKLFRKDNATAASAAGGGGTVKRVSSGAREVILKYLKKVKPLYEKLSQKQPQQKASRISSSTNTVVAVTLVKDYKSQELLSHQKEEIDAAVTHSFSGNLRLYNRRRSCFSSCPPSMGSSPSHGRNGHGSGSGQMGRPGSGTHNSDTSSMEELQNAIQGAIMHCKNSMLQSKNLVSNEI